A genomic region of Jeotgalibaca ciconiae contains the following coding sequences:
- a CDS encoding TrmH family RNA methyltransferase, whose amino-acid sequence MEKIISTSNQKVKEWRKLHTLKGRKQSAMYMIEGEHLFIEAIKNDITIETIIITENYLRKYSEAEQEELFTKAILVSDSVMRSLSQTETAPGVICILSIIEQKLPKEITGKYILLDAVQDPGNAGTIVRTADAAGFNGVVFGTGSVDPFNDKVIRSMQGSHFHIPIYRMSLPELIDRLQESAIPVFGTALDEKAQRYRDVPITDSAAIILGNEGNGVSNQLLAKTDGNIYIPIIGKAESLNVAVAASILMYHFVP is encoded by the coding sequence ATGGAAAAAATAATATCTACTAGTAACCAAAAAGTTAAAGAATGGCGCAAACTGCATACCTTAAAAGGAAGAAAACAGTCAGCTATGTACATGATTGAAGGGGAGCATCTTTTCATAGAGGCTATAAAAAATGATATTACAATAGAAACAATCATTATTACTGAAAACTATTTAAGAAAATATTCTGAAGCAGAGCAAGAAGAATTGTTTACCAAAGCAATTCTTGTCAGTGATTCGGTTATGCGGTCACTTTCGCAAACAGAAACAGCACCAGGAGTTATTTGTATACTATCAATAATCGAGCAAAAGCTGCCAAAAGAAATAACAGGCAAATATATTTTGCTTGATGCGGTTCAAGACCCTGGAAATGCAGGGACAATTGTTCGTACAGCTGATGCAGCTGGATTTAATGGAGTAGTTTTCGGAACGGGAAGTGTGGATCCATTTAACGACAAAGTGATTCGTTCTATGCAAGGAAGTCATTTCCATATACCGATTTATCGTATGAGCTTGCCAGAACTAATAGACAGGCTTCAAGAGTCCGCTATTCCTGTGTTTGGAACTGCTCTTGACGAAAAGGCACAGCGGTATCGAGATGTACCGATAACTGATTCCGCAGCTATCATTCTAGGGAATGAAGGAAATGGGGTCTCAAATCAATTACTCGCGAAAACAGATGGGAACATCTATATTCCTATTATAGGAAAAGCAGAATCGCTAAATGTAGCAGTTGCAGCAAGTATTTTGATGTATCATTTTGTCCCTTAA
- a CDS encoding winged helix-turn-helix transcriptional regulator: MENLLLNKECICPRFEKSFMILGKKWSGLIIEVLLLEDRRFKDISEQIPGVSDRVLVERLKELEEEGIVLRTEHTDGPVKVIYSLTEKGRDLEKVMLEIQSWSDRWIHA, encoded by the coding sequence ATGGAAAATTTACTGCTTAATAAGGAATGTATATGCCCGCGCTTTGAGAAATCTTTTATGATACTAGGGAAAAAATGGTCAGGCTTAATTATCGAAGTATTGTTGCTCGAAGATCGTCGTTTTAAAGATATCTCTGAACAAATACCTGGAGTTAGCGATCGAGTATTGGTAGAGCGCTTAAAAGAATTAGAAGAAGAAGGAATCGTGCTTCGTACGGAACATACAGACGGACCCGTAAAAGTAATATATAGCTTAACTGAAAAGGGCAGAGATCTTGAAAAAGTAATGCTTGAAATACAAAGTTGGTCTGATAGGTGGATTCACGCATAG
- the pheT gene encoding phenylalanine--tRNA ligase subunit beta, which produces MKVSYKWLQEYLDLTDIAPNTLAEKMSRTGIEVDDVLLPGNGLKKIVVGKTLAVVDHPDSDHLHVCQVDVGENEPIQIVCGAPNIAADQKVIVALHGARISGNAKIKKGKIRGQVSNGMICSLEELGYTDSVIPKKYADGIFVLPEDAVVGEDIITTLALDDSILDIDITPNRADALSMRGVAHEVSAIYNKKAEFKSYPTSETVDDIKDYIQVSVEDPNDVPAYNIQVIKDVTIQESPLWLQIKLMNAGMRPVNNVVDITNYILLEYGQPLHAFDYDAIGSKKIIVRRAHEKEALKTLDGTDRELSNTDIVITNGIEPIGLAGVMGGFNSEITDKTTNVALEFALFDPLSIRKTGTKFNLRSESSARFEKGINVSTIEEAGNHAAALIHELAGGTIVRGTASEVNFTPENKEVSITLEKINCSLGTSITMDEVIKILDQLGFGHKYTEEKVVVSIPPRRWDIEIEADIVEEVARIYGYDRLPATLPVTASVPGQLTAAQKLVRQTRNYLEAAGLTQNISYVLTTEKKSTAYSQHAAEPIRLAWPMSEDHSTLRMNLISSLLGNASYNVARNNSDICFYEIGKIFIPNENEVLPTELEQVAGVLTGNIVHQGWQTKNVPVDFYHTKGILEEFFTRIGVSDQIEYRPVENIAWMHPGRTAEILLGEEVIGYIGQVHPTTSKEYDLKETYVFEFNLDKVLDAEKEEITQKPIPKYPGTSRDIAILVDEKVSHEQIRQVIEQNAGKNLINIHLFDIYQGEGIQDGSKSMAYSLAFLNPAGTLVDEDVQNAVEKVEKALVDTLQAVIR; this is translated from the coding sequence ATGAAAGTTTCATATAAATGGTTACAAGAGTATTTGGATTTGACAGACATTGCACCAAATACATTAGCAGAAAAAATGTCACGTACAGGAATTGAAGTAGATGATGTCCTTTTACCAGGCAATGGTCTTAAAAAAATTGTGGTTGGAAAAACGCTGGCGGTTGTTGACCATCCTGATTCAGACCACCTCCACGTTTGTCAAGTGGACGTGGGCGAGAACGAGCCGATTCAAATTGTATGTGGAGCTCCTAATATAGCAGCCGATCAAAAAGTTATTGTTGCTTTGCACGGAGCTAGAATTAGTGGGAACGCAAAAATTAAAAAGGGAAAAATTCGTGGTCAAGTATCGAATGGCATGATTTGTTCGCTTGAAGAACTAGGCTATACCGATAGTGTGATTCCAAAAAAATATGCCGATGGAATCTTTGTCTTGCCAGAAGATGCAGTAGTGGGAGAAGACATTATAACGACTTTAGCTTTAGATGATTCCATTCTAGACATTGATATTACGCCTAACCGGGCAGATGCATTAAGCATGCGAGGTGTTGCTCATGAAGTGTCGGCTATTTACAATAAAAAGGCTGAATTTAAATCTTATCCAACTTCCGAAACAGTAGATGATATCAAGGATTATATCCAAGTTTCTGTAGAGGATCCAAATGATGTCCCAGCATATAATATTCAAGTTATTAAAGATGTTACTATCCAAGAAAGTCCATTATGGCTACAAATCAAATTAATGAATGCTGGAATGCGTCCAGTTAATAATGTTGTCGACATCACCAATTACATTCTTTTAGAATATGGACAGCCATTACACGCGTTTGACTACGATGCTATTGGCTCAAAAAAAATTATTGTTCGTCGTGCCCATGAAAAAGAAGCTTTAAAAACTCTAGATGGAACCGACCGGGAACTAAGTAATACAGATATTGTGATAACAAATGGTATCGAGCCAATTGGTCTTGCCGGAGTAATGGGCGGTTTTAACTCTGAAATAACTGATAAAACAACGAATGTTGCTTTGGAGTTTGCTTTATTTGATCCGTTATCAATCCGAAAAACAGGTACTAAGTTTAACTTACGCAGTGAATCGAGTGCTCGATTTGAAAAAGGAATTAATGTTTCAACAATTGAAGAAGCAGGAAATCATGCAGCAGCTTTGATTCATGAGTTAGCTGGAGGAACGATTGTTAGAGGAACTGCTTCAGAAGTAAACTTTACTCCTGAAAACAAAGAAGTTTCGATTACATTGGAAAAAATCAACTGTTCTCTTGGGACTTCTATTACGATGGATGAAGTCATTAAGATATTAGATCAGCTTGGTTTTGGACATAAATATACAGAGGAAAAAGTGGTCGTTTCTATTCCGCCAAGAAGATGGGATATTGAAATTGAGGCAGATATAGTAGAAGAGGTGGCTCGTATTTATGGGTATGATCGTTTGCCTGCTACCCTTCCTGTAACGGCATCTGTTCCAGGTCAGTTGACAGCAGCACAAAAACTAGTTCGTCAGACACGTAACTATCTAGAAGCTGCTGGATTAACTCAAAATATTAGCTATGTTCTTACGACAGAAAAAAAATCTACTGCTTACTCACAGCACGCTGCTGAACCAATTCGTCTCGCATGGCCGATGAGTGAAGATCACAGTACACTTAGAATGAACCTTATTTCAAGTTTATTAGGAAATGCATCTTATAACGTAGCTCGAAATAATTCGGATATTTGTTTCTATGAAATTGGGAAAATTTTCATTCCGAATGAAAATGAAGTATTGCCAACCGAATTGGAACAAGTTGCTGGAGTTCTGACCGGAAACATTGTCCATCAAGGATGGCAAACAAAAAATGTCCCTGTTGATTTCTATCATACAAAAGGTATTCTAGAAGAATTCTTTACTCGTATTGGAGTTTCTGATCAAATTGAATACCGCCCTGTAGAAAACATTGCCTGGATGCATCCTGGAAGAACAGCGGAAATCTTATTGGGTGAAGAAGTGATTGGCTATATTGGACAAGTACATCCAACTACTTCAAAAGAATATGATTTGAAAGAGACGTATGTTTTTGAATTTAACTTAGATAAAGTATTGGATGCTGAAAAAGAAGAAATTACACAAAAACCAATTCCTAAATACCCTGGAACAAGCAGAGATATCGCGATTTTAGTTGACGAAAAAGTAAGTCATGAGCAGATTCGTCAAGTAATCGAGCAGAATGCAGGGAAAAATCTGATAAATATACATCTGTTTGATATTTATCAAGGTGAAGGAATTCAAGATGGATCAAAATCAATGGCATATTCACTTGCCTTCTTAAATCCTGCTGGAACACTCGTGGATGAAGACGTGCAAAATGCGGTTGAAAAAGTTGAAAAAGCTTTAGTAGATACATTACAAGCTGTCATTCGTTAG
- the pheS gene encoding phenylalanine--tRNA ligase subunit alpha: MDIKEKLELLQMEALEKIQSSNDLKELNEYRVAYLGKKGPITEALRGMKDVSPEERPVIGSLANEVRDQLSGAIQTVREELEQKALTVALEAEKIDVTLPGKTVSVGTKHVLTQIMEEIEDLFLGMGYQIVDGPEVELDRYNFEKMNLPKDHPARDMQDTFYITEEVLLRTHTSPVQARTMEKHDFSKGPLKMISPGKVYRRDNDDATHSHQFTQIEGLVVAENITLADLKGTLDLFAKKLFGEDREIRLRPSYFPFTEPSVEVDVSCFKCGGEGCNVCKGSGWIEILGSGLVHPNVLEMSGVDSTKYSGFAFGMGPERVAMLKYGIDDIRHFYQNDKRFLDQFKVKEQ, encoded by the coding sequence ATGGATATAAAAGAAAAATTAGAGTTGCTTCAAATGGAAGCACTAGAAAAAATTCAATCATCAAATGATTTAAAAGAATTAAATGAATACCGGGTAGCTTATTTAGGTAAAAAAGGTCCGATTACGGAGGCGCTGCGCGGGATGAAAGATGTTTCACCGGAAGAGCGTCCCGTAATCGGTAGTTTGGCGAATGAAGTCCGCGATCAATTAAGCGGAGCTATCCAGACGGTTCGTGAAGAACTAGAACAAAAAGCATTGACAGTTGCACTGGAAGCTGAAAAAATTGATGTGACCCTGCCTGGGAAAACTGTTTCTGTAGGTACAAAACATGTACTAACACAAATTATGGAAGAGATTGAAGACCTTTTTTTAGGGATGGGTTATCAAATTGTTGATGGACCAGAAGTAGAATTGGATCGCTATAACTTTGAAAAAATGAATCTTCCTAAGGATCATCCTGCTCGTGATATGCAAGATACTTTTTATATTACAGAAGAAGTTCTTTTGCGTACCCACACTTCACCGGTGCAAGCTCGTACAATGGAGAAGCACGATTTTTCGAAAGGGCCGCTTAAGATGATTAGTCCCGGAAAAGTTTACCGAAGAGACAACGATGATGCAACGCATTCTCATCAATTTACTCAGATTGAAGGGCTTGTAGTAGCAGAAAACATTACTTTAGCTGACTTAAAGGGAACATTGGATTTGTTCGCTAAGAAATTGTTTGGGGAAGATCGCGAGATACGACTCCGTCCTAGTTATTTCCCATTTACTGAACCTTCTGTTGAGGTAGATGTTAGTTGCTTCAAATGTGGAGGGGAAGGATGTAACGTTTGTAAGGGAAGCGGTTGGATCGAAATTTTAGGATCAGGTCTCGTTCATCCAAACGTTCTAGAAATGTCGGGAGTCGATTCGACAAAATACTCTGGTTTTGCTTTCGGTATGGGGCCGGAACGTGTAGCGATGTTGAAATATGGAATTGACGATATCCGTCACTTCTACCAAAATGACAAGCGGTTCTTAGACCAGTTTAAAGTGAAGGAGCAGTAA
- a CDS encoding murein hydrolase activator EnvC family protein, which translates to MKKKYLALASSILLLSPFVAQTNVQAHTLDELNREKQQLEQETEDVQNKISEKESSLKKLEDEKNELQANVEKLQESINLLLSQLEEQEQKLTEIENKITALIERIEELRIIIEQRTEKLNNQARVIQTEASMTDFVTIVANSESFTDLIGKVGTVNKLITANKEIVVQQEDDKREVEETKAQVEEEKVAAEQLKQEIIISKNNVVAQQDELNVQIGLVLENVALTEQEKSGLESTKAKLTEQTKQISTDIAAEEKRIEEERIAREKAEAERVAREKAEAEKLAQESAEESLVASVTNTPVNITGNNSSGFIRPASGYNSSPYGYRINPVDGGYRMHNGTDIAGSGPIIAAQSGTVETAGFDATYGYHVVINHGTINGKQVKTKYAHMTAGLQVAPGQQVQQGQQIGTMGTTGQSTGVHLHFEVFENGSQVNPLNYISL; encoded by the coding sequence TTGAAGAAAAAATATTTAGCACTAGCATCTTCCATCTTGCTGTTATCTCCATTTGTAGCTCAGACAAACGTTCAAGCACATACATTGGATGAATTGAATCGAGAGAAACAACAATTGGAACAAGAAACAGAAGATGTACAAAATAAAATCAGTGAAAAAGAATCTTCTCTGAAAAAATTAGAAGATGAAAAAAACGAACTGCAAGCTAATGTAGAAAAATTGCAAGAAAGCATAAATCTTTTACTAAGTCAGTTGGAAGAGCAAGAACAAAAATTGACTGAAATTGAAAATAAAATTACTGCCCTTATTGAGCGTATTGAAGAATTAAGAATTATCATAGAGCAACGTACAGAAAAATTAAATAATCAAGCTCGCGTAATTCAAACAGAAGCAAGTATGACGGACTTTGTTACAATTGTAGCGAATTCGGAATCTTTCACTGATTTAATTGGTAAGGTAGGTACTGTCAATAAACTCATTACTGCTAATAAAGAGATTGTTGTTCAGCAAGAAGACGATAAAAGAGAAGTCGAAGAAACGAAAGCTCAAGTAGAAGAAGAGAAAGTTGCAGCAGAACAATTAAAACAAGAGATTATTATTTCTAAAAATAACGTAGTTGCTCAACAAGATGAATTGAATGTACAAATCGGACTTGTATTAGAAAATGTTGCATTAACTGAACAAGAAAAAAGTGGTTTAGAATCTACTAAAGCAAAATTAACGGAGCAAACAAAACAAATCAGCACTGATATTGCTGCAGAAGAAAAACGTATTGAAGAAGAACGGATTGCTCGTGAAAAAGCTGAGGCAGAACGTGTTGCCCGTGAGAAGGCGGAAGCTGAAAAGCTTGCACAAGAAAGTGCAGAAGAAAGCTTAGTTGCATCCGTTACGAATACACCAGTGAATATCACGGGGAATAATTCTTCCGGCTTTATTCGTCCAGCTTCTGGATACAATTCATCGCCATACGGTTACCGTATTAATCCAGTTGATGGAGGCTACCGTATGCATAATGGTACTGACATCGCTGGCAGCGGTCCGATTATTGCTGCACAGAGCGGTACGGTAGAAACTGCTGGATTTGATGCGACATATGGTTATCATGTAGTTATAAATCATGGAACAATTAATGGCAAACAAGTAAAAACGAAATATGCGCATATGACTGCTGGATTGCAAGTTGCTCCCGGACAACAAGTCCAACAAGGTCAACAAATTGGAACGATGGGAACCACTGGTCAATCAACTGGAGTGCATTTACACTTTGAAGTATTTGAGAATGGTTCACAAGTCAATCCATTAAATTACATTTCATTATAA
- a CDS encoding HD domain-containing protein, giving the protein MTYMKWEKDEEFLSYITDLLETEEVQKLKDITQHYYSTRLDHSISVAYRSYCIAKRFKCDVRAIARAGLLHDLFYYDWRTTKFDEGSHAYVHPRIACENAGKLTELSDLEKDIILKHMWGATIALPKYKESYIVTLVDKYCACDEALSPFFVKTKENFRGKWALIKRSILTNTITF; this is encoded by the coding sequence ATGACATACATGAAGTGGGAAAAAGATGAGGAATTCCTTTCTTATATAACCGATTTACTGGAAACTGAAGAAGTCCAAAAGTTAAAAGATATTACTCAGCACTATTATAGCACTCGTTTAGATCATTCGATTTCTGTAGCTTATCGCAGCTATTGTATTGCAAAAAGATTTAAATGTGATGTACGAGCTATTGCAAGAGCTGGGCTACTACATGACTTATTTTATTATGACTGGAGAACAACGAAGTTTGATGAAGGTTCTCATGCATATGTTCACCCGCGCATCGCTTGTGAAAACGCTGGGAAATTAACAGAGCTGTCTGACTTAGAAAAAGATATTATTTTAAAACATATGTGGGGAGCAACGATTGCTCTTCCAAAATATAAAGAAAGTTATATTGTTACTTTGGTAGACAAATATTGTGCTTGCGATGAAGCTTTGTCACCTTTCTTTGTAAAAACAAAAGAGAATTTCCGTGGTAAGTGGGCTTTGATTAAACGAAGCATTTTAACAAATACAATTACTTTTTAA